The Bos indicus x Bos taurus breed Angus x Brahman F1 hybrid chromosome 3, Bos_hybrid_MaternalHap_v2.0, whole genome shotgun sequence genome includes a window with the following:
- the SH2D2A gene encoding SH2 domain-containing protein 2A: protein MEFPLAQICPQGSREAPAITFSTFQPLGLNRRSCQGPGLLLGPRLQAPEEAWPSPRGPAGQAVAPLQAPAAACNPKDVGKEEVPREEALFLQAETRAWFQKTQAHELLQHGAAPIWFHGFITRREAERLLETKPQGCYLVRFSESAVTFVLTYRSRTCCRHFLLAQLGDGRHVVLGEDSAHARLQDLLLHYTACPLSPYGETLTEPLARQTPEPAGLSLRTEESDFGSKSQDSPFQYSPILKKERSIARTQRDGSGEPKQPSQSPRPKPPIPAKPQLQPEVYTSPAPRPRPALPPKPSNPIYNEPDEPIDFYAMGRGSPGEAPSNIYAEVEVREPDSRSEDPQCILRHEVLRKCQSRPVLGSQNPGGQQLHSENSVAEQGPTVPHQPLPRWGHTLPHNLSRQVLQDRGQAWLPLGPPQ from the exons ATGGAGTTTCCCCTGGCCCAGATATGCCCCCAAG GGAGCCGAGAAGCCCCGGCCATAACCTTCAGCACCTTCCAGCCCCTGGGCTTGAACCGCAGGAGCTGCCAGGGCCCGGGCTTGCTTCTGGGACCACGACTCCAGGCCCCTGAGGAAGCCTGGCCCAGCCCCAGGGGCCCAGCTGGCCAGGCTGTG GCACCTCTCCAGGCCCCAGCAGCTGCCTGCAATCCAAAGGATGTTGGGAAGGAGGAGGTGCCAAGGGAAGAAGCTCTGTTCCTACAGGCCGAGACTCGGGCTTGGTTCCAGAAGACCCAGGCCCATGAGCTCCTACAGCACGGGGCGGCCCCCATCTGGTTCCACGGTTTCATCACCCGGAG AGAGGCCGAGAGGCTGCTGGAGACTAAGCCTCAGGGATGCTACTTGGTGCGTTTCAGTGAGAGCGCCGTGACCTTTGTGCTGACTTACAG GAGCCGGACTTGCTGCCGCCACTTCCTGCTGGCCCAGCTAGGGGACGGGCGCCACGTGGTGTTGGGCGAGGACAGCGCCCACGCGCGGCTGCAGGATCTACTGCTGCACTACACTGCGTGCCCGCTCAGCCCGTATGGGGAGACGCTTACCGAACCCCTCGCCCGCCAG acTCCTGAGCCCGCAGGACTGTCCCTAAGGACCGAAGAATCAGACTTTGGAAGCAAAAGCCAGGACTCACCGTTTCAGTATAGCCCGATTCTCAAAAAGGAGCGAAGTATAGCCCGCACGCAGAGAGATGGATCTGGGGAGCCAAAGCAG CCCTCCCAGTCGCCCAGGCCCAAGCCGCCCATCCCCGCCAAACCTCAGCTGCAGCCCGAAGTCTACACAAGCCCTGCTCCGAGACCTCGCCCAGCCCTGCCGCCCAAGCCCTCCAACCCCATCTACAACGAACCTGATGAACCCATCGACTTCTACGCCATGGGCCGTGGCAGCCCTGGTGAAGCCCCCAGCAACATTTATGCCGAGGTGGAGGTGAGGGAGCCTGATTCAAGGAGTGAGGACCCGCAGTGCATCCTCAGGCATGAAGTCCTACGGAAATGCCAGTCCAGGCCTGTCCTAGGCAGCCAG AATCCAGGTGGCCAACAACTGCATTCTGAGAACTCCGTGGCTGAACAAGGCCCTACTGTGCCCCACCAGCCCCTACCCCGCTGGGGGCACACTCTCCCCCACAACCTTTCTAGACAAGTGCTTCAGGACAGAGGACAGGCATGGCTCCCCCTGGGGCCTCCTCAGTAG
- the PRCC gene encoding proline-rich protein PRCC has protein sequence MSLVAYASSDESEPDEAEPEPEEEEEAAAPTPGPTLGGLFASLPAPKGPALLPPPPQMLAPAFPPPLLLPPPTGDPRLQPPPPLPFGLGGFPPPPGVSPAEAAGVGEGLGLGLPSPRGPGLSLPPPIGGAGPPLGLPKPKKRTEPVKIAAPELHKGDSDSEEDEPTKKKTVLQGSSEGAGLSALLPQPKNLTVKETNRLLLPHAFSRKPSDGSSDTKPSRQASKTKSSSLAPVVGTTTTTPSPSAIKAAAKSAALQVTKQITQEEDDSDEEVAPENFFSLPEKAEPPGVEPYPYPVPTVPEELPPGTEPEPAFQDDAANAPLEFKMAAGSSGAPWMPKPGDDYSYNQFSTYGDANAAGAYYQDYYSGGYYPAQDPALVPPQEIAPDASFIDDEAFKRLQGKRNRGREEINFVEIKGDDQLSGAQQWMTKSLTEEKTMKSFSKKKGEQPTGQQRRKHQITYLIHQAKERELELKNTWSENKLSRRQTQAKYGF, from the exons ATGTCGCTGGTTGCTTACGCCAGCAGCGATGAAAGTGAGCCGGATGAGGCTGAGCCGGagccggaggaggaggaggaggcggcggcccCTACACCTGGGCCCACTTTAGGGGGCTTGTTCGCTTCTCTTCCCGCACCCAAGGGTCCGGCCTTGCTGCCTCCGCCCCCCCAGATGCTGGCCCCAGCCTTTCCCCCGCCGCTGTTGCTGCCCCCACCCACCGGCGACCCCCGGCTCCAGCCTCCTCCCCCCTTGCCCTTCGGCCTGGGAGGTTTCCCCCCACCTCCAGGCGTGAGCCCGGCTGAAGCGGCGGGAGTTGGGGAGGGGCTCGGATTGGGGCTGCCCTCGCCCCGAGGCCCTGGCCTCAGTCTGCCCCCCCCTATCGGCGGTGCCGGGCCCCCCCTGGGGCTTCCGAAGCCAAAGAAGAGGACAGAGCCGGTGAAGATTGCGGCGCCAGAGTTGCATAAAGGGGAT tcAGATTCTGAGGAAGATGAACccacaaagaagaaaactgtCCTTCAG GGATCCAGTGAGGGGGCTGGCTTGTCCGCCTTGCTTCCCCAGCCTAAAAACCTGACTGTGAAAGAGACTAACAGGTTGCTCCTGCCCCATGCCTTCTCCCGGAAACCCTCGGATGGCTCCTCTGACACTAAGCCCTCCAGGCAAGCTTCTAAGACCAAGTCCTCTTCTCTTGCCCCCGTTGTGGGCACCACAACCACCACTCCGTCGCCCTCAGCTATCAAGGCTGCCGCCAAGAGTGCTGCCCTGCAGGTGACAAAGCAGATCACGCAGGAGGAGGACGACAGTGATGAGGAAGTAGCCCCTGAGaactttttctccctccctgagAAGGCCGAGCCGCCTGGAGTTGAGCCATACCCTTACCCCGTTCCCACTGTCCCCGAAGAGCTGCCTCCAGGCACAGAACCAGAGCCGGCCTTCCAGGACGATGCAGCCAATGCCCCCTTGGAATTCAAGATGGCAGCAGGCTCAAGTGGGGCCCCTTGGATGCCTAAGCCTGGGGATGACTACAGCTACAATCAGTTTTCCACATATGGCGATGCCAATGCCGCTGGTGCTTACTATCAG GATTATTACAGTGGTGGCTACTATCCCGCACAGGACCCGGCTCTGGTCCCCCCCCAGGAAATTGCCCCAGATGCGTCCTTCATTGATGACGAAGCA TTTAAGCGGCTGCAGGGCAAAAGGAACCGAGGGAGGGAGGAGATCAACTTTGTGGAGATCAAAGGTGACGACCAGCTCAGTGGGGCCCAGCAGTGGATGACCAAGTCATTGACAGAAGAGAAAACCATGAAATCATTCAGCAAA AAGAAAGGTGAGCAGCCAACAGGCCAGCAGCGGCGGAAACACCAGATTACGTACCTGATTCATCAG GCTAAGGAGCGGGAGCTGGAGCTGAAGAACACCTGGTCGGAGAACAAGCTCAGCCGCCGGCAGACCCAAGCCAAATACGGATTCTAG